In Parasphingorhabdus halotolerans, a single window of DNA contains:
- the dinB gene encoding DNA polymerase IV, producing MADTNPLDSGHTGIRKIIHIDMDAFFASVEQRDHPELRGKPVAVGGSAARGVVAAASYEARVFGVRSAMPSVTAKRKCPDLIFVKHRFEVYREVSRQIRAIFKTHSDLVEPLSLDEAYIDVTPENGGDKMGIGNATRIAEMIRAEIKKQTQLTASAGVSYNKFIAKIASDQNKPDGICVIKPHQGAEFVAQLPVRRFFGVGPKTAERMAKLDIHTGADLRAQSEDFLRQHFGKSAGYLFRASRGIDHRELRANRIRKSVGGERTYGEDLVTDTDLQDAFENIINIVWNSIEKSGSRGRTVTLKAKYADFRQVTRSKSADHYVENKQEFSEISRELLEQIMPVENGVRLLGLTLANLEGAEDSENENEDRTKSAQEAFEF from the coding sequence ATGGCTGACACCAACCCGCTTGATTCCGGCCATACCGGCATCCGCAAAATCATCCATATCGATATGGATGCCTTTTTTGCGAGCGTCGAACAGCGCGACCATCCCGAACTGCGCGGCAAACCGGTTGCCGTCGGCGGATCGGCGGCGAGGGGCGTGGTCGCGGCGGCTTCCTATGAAGCTAGGGTCTTTGGCGTGCGGTCGGCGATGCCTTCGGTCACCGCCAAGCGCAAATGCCCTGATCTGATTTTCGTTAAACACCGGTTCGAGGTTTACCGCGAAGTCTCCCGGCAAATTCGTGCGATTTTCAAAACCCATAGTGATCTTGTCGAGCCGCTTTCGCTTGATGAGGCGTATATTGATGTAACGCCGGAAAATGGCGGTGACAAAATGGGCATTGGCAACGCCACCCGTATTGCCGAGATGATCCGTGCCGAGATCAAAAAACAAACCCAGCTGACCGCCAGCGCGGGTGTTAGCTACAATAAGTTCATCGCCAAAATCGCCTCTGACCAGAATAAACCCGATGGTATTTGCGTGATCAAACCGCATCAGGGCGCGGAATTTGTCGCGCAGCTTCCGGTGCGGCGGTTCTTTGGTGTTGGCCCCAAGACGGCGGAGCGGATGGCGAAGCTGGATATCCACACCGGCGCCGACCTGCGGGCGCAATCCGAAGATTTCCTCCGCCAGCATTTCGGCAAGTCAGCGGGCTATCTGTTTCGCGCCTCTCGCGGTATCGATCACCGGGAATTGCGCGCCAACCGTATCCGCAAGTCAGTCGGCGGGGAGCGGACGTATGGTGAGGATCTTGTCACCGATACTGATCTGCAGGATGCCTTTGAGAATATCATCAATATTGTCTGGAACAGCATCGAGAAATCCGGATCGCGTGGGCGCACGGTGACGTTGAAAGCCAAATATGCCGATTTCCGGCAAGTGACGCGGTCAAAGTCTGCCGATCATTATGTCGAAAATAAGCAGGAATTCAGCGAGATCAGCCGTGAGTTGCTCGAACAAATCATGCCGGTTGAAAATGGCGTGCGGTTATTGGGCTTAACTCTGGCCAATCTGGAAGGCGCGGAAGATAGCGAAAACGAAAACGAGGATAGAACCAAGTCTGCGCAGGAGGCCTTCGAGTTTTAA
- a CDS encoding pentapeptide repeat-containing protein, giving the protein MLTKLLAAFVGAIFVLANPYPARAVILEPALTCYSVFDDIWSDGNTDIEQREIDGSALKTPADFKRTNGQRRTGFSIIKGGDFSGWDFFGMPLERTCFVEVNLADTDFSKVDTTGIGFIKSDLTGANMRGAKLAGVLFRDAKLENVDARGADFSDGHFDGGWFEGNVAGWNLDGANMRGFTFACGITLPDGCPVYSGGAPISARGTDFTGATLHSFGLYNIITDGAKLDQTIVGPGQLPQLRTADIGGDLILRGGDSDVRITPVEVRTLLEEYASQEVIASNPSFDCSAARSKVEEEICGESAKDLRLLDRQIAVSYKRAKVADPKVTASQQAWLRARNQCNAEEYAADCIRESYALRKGQLLGQLGESDWLAAGEEALFVSDVLPLPHEFSKTPLFAKITPALVGASMTEILVSRREDGLYSIKGSSVGANAHTCTLGADILYLDKATGWYSIVTEGPAVPVFQIIDDRLTVFENGKADYAKYPEASNYASCGARASFPETMRINIDEQTLERYRKALNEEM; this is encoded by the coding sequence ATGTTGACAAAGTTACTTGCGGCTTTTGTGGGCGCCATATTCGTTCTCGCGAACCCCTATCCGGCGCGGGCCGTAATTTTGGAACCGGCACTGACGTGCTACTCGGTTTTTGACGATATCTGGAGCGATGGCAATACCGACATTGAGCAGCGCGAGATTGACGGCAGCGCGCTCAAAACCCCTGCAGACTTTAAGCGCACGAACGGCCAGCGACGGACGGGTTTTTCTATCATCAAGGGCGGCGATTTTTCGGGCTGGGACTTTTTCGGCATGCCGCTGGAGCGCACCTGTTTTGTCGAGGTCAATCTGGCCGATACTGATTTTTCCAAAGTGGATACGACCGGCATTGGCTTTATCAAATCCGATTTGACCGGAGCAAATATGCGGGGAGCCAAGTTGGCCGGGGTCCTGTTTCGGGATGCCAAGCTGGAAAATGTCGATGCGCGCGGTGCCGATTTTTCTGACGGTCACTTTGACGGCGGCTGGTTTGAAGGCAATGTTGCCGGCTGGAATCTCGATGGCGCAAATATGCGCGGCTTCACATTTGCGTGCGGGATAACTTTGCCCGATGGTTGCCCGGTCTATTCCGGCGGTGCTCCGATCAGCGCGCGCGGGACCGATTTCACTGGAGCAACACTGCACAGCTTTGGATTATATAATATCATTACCGACGGCGCAAAACTGGATCAGACGATCGTTGGACCAGGGCAGCTGCCACAGCTGCGAACGGCGGACATAGGAGGTGATTTGATATTGCGCGGTGGTGATAGCGATGTGCGGATTACACCGGTTGAAGTCAGAACGCTGCTGGAAGAATATGCCAGTCAGGAGGTGATTGCCTCTAATCCCTCTTTCGATTGTTCCGCCGCCCGGAGCAAAGTCGAGGAAGAGATTTGCGGTGAATCTGCCAAGGATTTGCGGCTGCTGGACCGGCAGATTGCCGTGTCGTACAAACGGGCGAAAGTGGCTGACCCCAAGGTCACCGCCAGCCAGCAGGCATGGCTCCGGGCACGAAACCAATGCAATGCCGAAGAATATGCCGCTGACTGTATCCGCGAGAGCTATGCATTGCGTAAAGGCCAATTATTGGGGCAACTCGGCGAGAGCGATTGGCTTGCCGCAGGAGAGGAAGCGTTGTTTGTCAGCGACGTGCTGCCGCTCCCTCACGAATTTTCAAAAACGCCGTTGTTCGCCAAAATCACCCCCGCGCTGGTCGGTGCATCAATGACCGAAATACTGGTGTCGCGGCGCGAGGACGGTCTCTATTCGATCAAAGGATCTTCGGTCGGTGCCAATGCCCATACCTGTACTCTGGGCGCTGATATCCTCTATCTCGACAAGGCAACCGGCTGGTATTCGATTGTGACGGAAGGGCCAGCGGTTCCGGTGTTTCAAATCATCGATGACCGCCTGACAGTTTTCGAGAACGGCAAGGCGGACTATGCGAAATATCCCGAAGCATCAAACTACGCCAGTTGCGGCGCGCGGGCGAGCTTTCCCGAAACCATGCGCATCAACATCGACGAGCAGACGCTCGAGAGATATCGCAAGGCGCTGAACGAAGAGATGTAG
- a CDS encoding multidrug effflux MFS transporter, producing MNKSTPLPFPIGPKELIIMMASLMALNALAIDVMLPALGLISEDLRLTDPNDRQWIVTSYIYGMAFGSIIYGSLADRYGRKPILAVTISIYTIVGIICAFTDDYDLLLIARFIQGLAASAMGVLANSIIRDRYDGDAMARMMSTIMMIFMIVPITAPILGQIILFFAEWHVIFLMLSVVGFSVLVWVMLRLPETMHPDDATPIAFGSVTSAWRQVIFHRNSFGHVVASGLMMAPLFAFIASAQQVFFDTFSAGDIFVYAFALNAGCMSLGSFVNSRIVMRFGARRVSQCALITFITLGLVHLGFTLSGQITLTIFIALLAPAMGMVGLTGANFSSIAMQPFGRIAGVASSFQNFARSGISAGIGGAIGLQFDGTTVPLVAGFVVCGAASFMFIAWAENWQLFRRVQTAVT from the coding sequence ATGAACAAATCGACGCCCCTTCCCTTCCCTATCGGCCCCAAAGAACTGATCATCATGATGGCCAGTTTAATGGCGCTGAATGCGCTCGCTATTGATGTGATGTTGCCGGCGCTGGGGCTAATTTCTGAGGATCTGCGGCTGACCGATCCTAATGATCGCCAGTGGATTGTCACATCCTATATTTATGGCATGGCCTTCGGCTCAATCATCTATGGATCGCTTGCCGACCGCTATGGCCGAAAACCGATCCTGGCGGTGACGATATCCATCTATACGATTGTCGGTATCATCTGTGCGTTTACCGATGATTATGACCTGTTGCTGATCGCCCGCTTCATTCAGGGGCTGGCGGCCTCGGCCATGGGGGTACTGGCCAATAGCATCATTCGCGACCGCTATGACGGCGACGCAATGGCGCGGATGATGTCAACCATCATGATGATATTCATGATCGTGCCGATAACCGCTCCGATATTGGGGCAAATCATCCTGTTCTTTGCCGAATGGCACGTGATTTTTCTGATGCTGTCCGTCGTCGGGTTTTCGGTGTTGGTCTGGGTGATGCTCCGGCTTCCCGAGACGATGCATCCCGATGATGCAACACCGATAGCATTTGGATCCGTCACCAGCGCATGGCGGCAAGTGATTTTCCATCGCAACAGCTTTGGCCATGTTGTGGCGAGCGGCCTGATGATGGCGCCATTATTTGCGTTTATTGCATCAGCTCAGCAGGTGTTTTTTGATACATTCAGCGCGGGCGATATTTTTGTCTATGCCTTCGCGCTCAATGCCGGATGCATGTCGCTGGGCAGTTTCGTCAACTCGCGGATAGTCATGCGCTTTGGGGCGCGGCGGGTGTCGCAATGCGCGCTGATCACCTTCATAACCCTGGGACTGGTGCATTTGGGTTTCACGCTTTCGGGACAGATAACGCTTACAATATTCATAGCATTATTGGCACCGGCCATGGGAATGGTCGGTCTGACCGGCGCAAATTTCAGTTCGATTGCGATGCAGCCTTTTGGCAGGATTGCTGGCGTTGCTTCCTCCTTCCAGAATTTCGCACGAAGCGGGATATCAGCCGGTATTGGCGGAGCGATTGGCCTGCAATTTGATGGCACCACCGTGCCACTGGTAGCCGGTTTTGTGGTTTGCGGGGCAGCCTCATTTATGTTCATTGCATGGGCGGAAAATTGGCAGCTATTCCGGCGTGTTCAGACTGCTGTAACCTGA
- a CDS encoding DUF2147 domain-containing protein, producing the protein MRNKFYLALAATGLAVATPALAADAINGNWKTQDGDAIVRIGKCGTTICGTIAKYLVTPPNGAGQKDVNNPNKNLRSRTLLGSNVLYGFKPDGDIWRGKIYDPKTGKTYRSEVSLTSSNKLKVKGCIAFICQGQNWSRAN; encoded by the coding sequence ATGCGTAATAAATTTTATCTGGCTTTGGCTGCTACTGGATTAGCCGTTGCAACGCCTGCGCTAGCCGCTGACGCGATTAACGGCAACTGGAAGACGCAGGACGGCGATGCGATCGTGCGGATCGGCAAATGCGGCACCACGATATGCGGTACGATAGCGAAATATCTGGTCACCCCGCCCAATGGTGCCGGGCAGAAAGACGTCAATAATCCCAACAAGAATTTGCGCAGCCGTACGCTGCTTGGCAGCAATGTTCTCTATGGCTTCAAACCCGATGGCGACATCTGGCGGGGCAAAATTTATGATCCGAAAACCGGTAAGACCTACCGGTCAGAAGTCAGCCTGACGTCTTCGAATAAATTAAAGGTCAAGGGCTGCATCGCTTTTATTTGTCAGGGTCAGAACTGGTCCCGTGCTAACTAG
- a CDS encoding SO2930 family diheme c-type cytochrome, with protein sequence MRLLASAIAICLVAVAARASDTPKHAPVADAVISGEGLPKTLSEFGFFKDVSGESPNAGVIPYKLNAPLFSDYAEKFRFIYIPDGKMASTTSDSELIDFPVGSALVKSFGYQQGGKMKLLETRVLLHRADGWLALPYIWNEEQTEATLKVAGKRIAINFADPSGKTHDIQYGVPNKNQCKECHSLKDAVMPIGPKMRNLESASIARLLSAGKLKMPASIAAMPDYADTSAPLQNRARSYLDINCAHCHNRQGSASNSGLFLTYQEPIGPNLGIGKRPTAAGRGSGGLEFAIAPGEPDKSYLIFRMKSLDPGIAMPEVGRSTVHAEGVELLGEWIAEMNETGTDPS encoded by the coding sequence ATGCGCCTGCTTGCCTCTGCCATTGCAATCTGTCTGGTGGCGGTGGCCGCGCGGGCCAGTGATACGCCAAAGCACGCGCCCGTGGCGGATGCAGTCATTAGCGGCGAGGGACTTCCCAAAACCCTTTCCGAATTCGGTTTCTTCAAGGATGTGTCTGGTGAGAGCCCCAATGCGGGCGTCATCCCCTACAAGCTGAATGCGCCGCTGTTTTCTGATTATGCCGAGAAGTTTCGCTTCATCTACATACCGGACGGCAAGATGGCCAGCACCACGAGCGATAGTGAACTGATCGACTTCCCGGTTGGATCTGCCCTGGTTAAAAGCTTTGGCTACCAACAGGGCGGCAAGATGAAGTTGCTGGAGACGCGGGTTTTATTGCACCGTGCCGACGGCTGGCTGGCACTACCTTATATCTGGAACGAAGAGCAGACCGAGGCGACGCTGAAAGTGGCCGGGAAACGGATCGCGATCAATTTTGCCGATCCTTCCGGAAAAACGCACGATATCCAATATGGTGTGCCGAATAAAAACCAGTGCAAGGAATGTCACTCGCTCAAGGATGCAGTGATGCCAATCGGGCCAAAGATGCGCAATCTGGAAAGTGCGTCAATTGCAAGACTGCTTTCGGCCGGAAAGCTCAAAATGCCTGCGAGCATTGCCGCCATGCCCGATTATGCCGACACTTCTGCGCCACTCCAAAACCGCGCCCGCTCCTATCTCGATATTAATTGCGCCCATTGCCATAATCGCCAGGGTTCCGCGAGCAACAGCGGGTTGTTTCTCACCTATCAGGAACCGATCGGCCCTAACCTGGGTATCGGCAAAAGGCCAACGGCGGCCGGACGTGGCAGCGGCGGACTGGAATTCGCCATCGCGCCAGGCGAGCCGGATAAAAGCTATTTGATATTCCGCATGAAGAGCCTTGATCCCGGCATTGCGATGCCCGAAGTGGGGCGTTCAACCGTGCATGCCGAGGGTGTGGAATTATTGGGTGAATGGATCGCGGAGATGAATGAGACGGGCACGGATCCTAGTTAA
- a CDS encoding parallel beta-helix domain-containing protein, whose product MFRTTIITAALVLAPAAFAKTITVEAGADAQERLQEALILAEPGDVVALGEGQFDLTDGLSLDVDKVTLKGVGMNKSVLSFAGQLGAGEGLLVTSDDVVLRDFAIEDSKGDGIKSKGANRIVYHALRVEWTGGPLATNGAYGIYPVESKDVLVQDSYVRGASDAGIYVGQSDNIIVRRNTAIENVAGIEIENSYNAEVTENLATKNTGGILVFDLPNLPQMGGHNVLVARNAVIDNNTDNFAPEGNIVAGVPAGTGVMVMANRNVQVTENLLVNNGTSNVMIVAYTQKFDDATYDPTPRYVMVTSNVHGTAGFAPDFEGGSQLAAAMGGSLPHILYDGLGKGVTVNENKTVGAMTLGLTRVGQSRMEAKPAPYKNDAAATTAALAPITLPASMEAALK is encoded by the coding sequence ATGTTTCGTACCACCATCATCACTGCTGCGCTTGTGCTGGCGCCCGCGGCATTTGCCAAAACCATCACTGTTGAAGCCGGAGCCGATGCGCAGGAGCGGTTGCAGGAGGCGTTGATTCTTGCCGAACCGGGCGATGTGGTTGCACTGGGCGAGGGTCAGTTTGATCTCACCGACGGCCTTTCGCTGGATGTTGACAAAGTGACGCTGAAAGGCGTTGGCATGAACAAAAGCGTGCTGAGTTTTGCCGGACAGCTGGGCGCTGGCGAGGGCTTGCTGGTTACCTCCGACGACGTGGTACTGCGCGATTTTGCGATTGAAGACAGCAAGGGCGACGGGATAAAATCGAAAGGCGCGAACCGGATTGTCTATCACGCGCTGCGCGTCGAATGGACCGGCGGACCGCTGGCGACCAATGGCGCTTACGGCATTTATCCGGTCGAATCCAAAGATGTTCTGGTGCAGGATAGCTATGTTCGCGGTGCATCGGATGCGGGAATTTATGTTGGCCAGTCGGACAATATCATCGTGCGCCGCAACACCGCGATTGAGAATGTCGCAGGCATCGAGATTGAGAACAGCTACAACGCCGAAGTGACCGAAAATCTGGCCACCAAAAATACGGGCGGTATTTTGGTATTCGATCTGCCGAACTTGCCGCAGATGGGCGGTCACAATGTGCTGGTCGCGCGCAATGCCGTGATTGACAATAATACCGATAATTTTGCGCCGGAAGGCAATATTGTTGCCGGTGTGCCAGCCGGAACTGGGGTGATGGTAATGGCCAATCGCAATGTTCAGGTGACCGAAAACCTGCTGGTCAACAACGGCACGTCGAATGTGATGATTGTCGCCTATACCCAGAAGTTTGACGATGCCACTTATGACCCGACGCCGCGTTATGTTATGGTGACATCCAATGTCCACGGCACTGCCGGTTTCGCGCCCGATTTTGAGGGCGGTTCGCAACTCGCCGCTGCAATGGGCGGTTCGCTACCGCATATCCTTTATGATGGCCTGGGCAAGGGCGTCACTGTGAATGAAAATAAGACCGTAGGGGCCATGACTCTGGGGCTGACCAGGGTGGGCCAAAGCCGGATGGAGGCAAAGCCGGCGCCATATAAAAACGATGCCGCAGCGACCACGGCCGCTCTTGCGCCAATCACGCTACCTGCTTCGATGGAGGCCGCGCTTAAATAA
- a CDS encoding aspartate/glutamate racemase family protein — protein MRKIGLIGGMSWVSTASYYSRINGEVQRKLGGFSSAHMLIESVNFSEYARLQSDDDWDAAAGLMTRSAKRLEASGATAILICSNAMHKIYDQVQPEVGVPILHIADCIGDKMVADGITSATLLGTRNVMTEGFYRKRLVGKGVTLTPPDEERVEEIDRIIYEELMFSQATRDSERTMKTYITNIAKGDTEAIILGCTELDLIIDTKANILPIYDSTEIHADAAVDWILSED, from the coding sequence ATGCGCAAAATAGGCCTTATCGGCGGAATGAGTTGGGTTTCGACCGCAAGCTATTATTCGCGTATCAACGGTGAAGTGCAGCGTAAGCTGGGCGGTTTTTCCAGCGCGCATATGCTGATTGAAAGCGTGAATTTCAGTGAATATGCGCGGTTGCAATCCGATGATGACTGGGACGCGGCGGCGGGGCTAATGACCCGCTCGGCCAAGCGGCTCGAGGCATCGGGCGCGACGGCGATATTGATCTGCTCGAATGCGATGCATAAAATTTATGACCAGGTGCAGCCTGAAGTTGGCGTACCGATATTGCATATTGCCGACTGTATTGGGGACAAAATGGTCGCTGATGGAATTACGTCGGCAACCTTGCTCGGCACACGCAATGTGATGACCGAAGGCTTTTACCGGAAACGCCTGGTTGGGAAGGGCGTTACCCTTACTCCGCCGGACGAAGAACGCGTCGAGGAAATCGACCGGATAATTTATGAGGAATTGATGTTCAGCCAGGCTACCCGTGATTCCGAGCGTACGATGAAGACTTATATTACCAATATCGCCAAAGGTGACACCGAGGCGATTATATTGGGTTGCACCGAGCTTGATCTGATCATCGATACCAAGGCTAACATTCTGCCAATCTATGACAGCACCGAAATCCATGCGGATGCAGCGGTGGACTGGATTTTGAGCGAGGATTGA
- a CDS encoding NAD(P)(+) transhydrogenase (Re/Si-specific) subunit beta yields MTVSVFPAPALASSGEPVNPWVATAYLISGILFILALRGLSSPESSRAGNRFGMLGMLIAVVTTLWTHSIASLPEIAVAIAIGGAIGFFTARKIAMTDMPQLVAAFHSLVGMAAVLVAAAAYLNPAAFGLLIPSDPLIDADTGQLVDMVINPVSRVEMALGIAIGAITFSGSVIAFLKLNGNMSGAPIMLPLRHVINLGTLAAILGLTAYFTIDQSPWVFWTIMGLAFIIGFLLIIPIGGADMPVVVSMLNSYSGWAAAAMGFTLGNTAMIITGALVGSSGAILSYIMCKAMNRSFISVIAGGFGAEAASTDGAAKIDRPWKRGSAEDAAYMMKQAEKVIIIPGYGMAVAQAQHALREMADLLEEEGVEVKFAIHPVAGRMPGHMNVLLAEANVSYDKVFELEDINSEFAQADVAFIIGANDVVNPAAKTDKSSPIYGMPVFDVEKAKQVFFIKRSMGGVGYAGVDNEVFYMDQTMMLLSDAKKMCEEIVKAL; encoded by the coding sequence ATGACAGTATCGGTATTTCCAGCCCCAGCCCTCGCATCATCCGGCGAGCCGGTAAACCCCTGGGTGGCAACCGCTTATCTGATCTCGGGCATATTGTTCATTCTCGCCTTGCGCGGATTGTCATCGCCGGAATCCAGCCGTGCGGGCAACCGTTTTGGTATGCTCGGCATGTTGATCGCCGTGGTCACTACCTTGTGGACCCACAGCATCGCCAGCTTGCCGGAAATCGCGGTCGCTATCGCCATTGGCGGCGCGATCGGCTTCTTCACCGCACGCAAGATTGCGATGACGGATATGCCGCAACTGGTGGCGGCGTTTCACTCATTGGTCGGCATGGCAGCGGTTCTCGTGGCAGCGGCGGCCTATCTCAATCCTGCCGCATTCGGGCTCCTCATTCCCTCCGATCCCCTGATTGATGCCGATACCGGCCAGTTGGTTGACATGGTTATCAACCCCGTAAGCCGTGTGGAAATGGCGTTGGGTATTGCGATTGGCGCGATCACATTCTCCGGTTCGGTTATCGCGTTTCTCAAACTCAATGGCAATATGTCCGGCGCGCCGATCATGTTGCCGCTCCGCCATGTTATCAATCTCGGCACACTCGCAGCCATTCTTGGTCTGACAGCCTATTTCACCATAGACCAAAGCCCTTGGGTCTTCTGGACCATCATGGGTCTGGCATTCATCATCGGCTTCCTGCTCATCATTCCGATAGGCGGCGCGGATATGCCGGTGGTGGTGTCTATGCTCAACAGCTATTCCGGCTGGGCGGCAGCGGCGATGGGCTTTACGCTGGGCAATACCGCGATGATCATTACCGGCGCACTGGTCGGTTCATCGGGCGCAATTCTCTCTTACATCATGTGCAAAGCAATGAACCGCAGTTTCATAAGCGTGATCGCAGGCGGCTTTGGAGCCGAAGCAGCAAGCACCGATGGCGCAGCAAAAATCGACCGCCCGTGGAAACGCGGATCGGCCGAAGATGCCGCCTATATGATGAAGCAAGCCGAAAAAGTGATCATCATTCCCGGTTACGGCATGGCGGTGGCGCAAGCCCAGCATGCTTTACGCGAAATGGCTGATTTGCTCGAAGAAGAGGGTGTTGAGGTGAAATTCGCGATTCACCCAGTTGCCGGGCGGATGCCGGGTCATATGAACGTGCTGCTGGCCGAGGCCAATGTCTCCTATGACAAAGTTTTCGAGCTGGAAGATATCAACAGCGAATTTGCGCAGGCCGACGTCGCTTTCATCATTGGTGCCAACGACGTCGTAAATCCGGCTGCGAAAACGGACAAAAGCTCTCCGATTTACGGCATGCCGGTATTTGATGTTGAAAAAGCCAAACAGGTCTTCTTCATCAAACGCTCGATGGGCGGGGTTGGCTATGCCGGTGTCGACAATGAAGTCTTCTATATGGACCAGACCATGATGCTGCTTTCGGACGCCAAGAAGATGTGCGAGGAAATCGTCAAAGCGCTTTAA
- a CDS encoding NAD(P) transhydrogenase subunit alpha, translating to MDFISILSIFVMACFVGYYVVWSVTPALHTPLMAVTNAISSVIIVGALIAAAAGSQADGGQTAKWLGLIGVVLASVNIFGGFAVTERMLAMYKKKAPRIQKEQE from the coding sequence ATGGACTTTATCAGCATACTCTCAATTTTCGTGATGGCCTGTTTTGTGGGTTACTACGTCGTCTGGTCGGTGACGCCGGCGCTGCATACGCCGTTGATGGCGGTGACCAATGCGATTTCCTCGGTGATTATTGTCGGTGCGCTTATTGCCGCTGCCGCAGGCTCACAGGCTGATGGCGGGCAGACTGCGAAATGGCTCGGGCTGATCGGCGTGGTTCTTGCCTCTGTGAATATTTTTGGCGGCTTTGCCGTGACCGAGCGGATGCTCGCGATGTACAAGAAAAAGGCGCCTAGAATTCAGAAGGAGCAAGAATAA
- a CDS encoding SHOCT domain-containing protein — protein MAKGKSNKHLENFRASKLKPSETIHGHLDGWIGDMMGKGDKKQHNGQFVLTDERACFYRKGILGEVFETMPLSKITSVESLSRMGYRVLRLHTSNDELAFKTFEEKDYFDETYNKLEEIRNQPASNSTASSVTEDIPDQIKKLADLKDAGILTDNEFEAKKAELLSRM, from the coding sequence ATGGCTAAAGGCAAGTCGAATAAGCATTTGGAAAACTTTAGAGCGTCTAAACTGAAGCCGAGTGAGACGATTCATGGCCATTTGGATGGTTGGATCGGCGACATGATGGGGAAAGGTGACAAGAAACAACACAATGGACAGTTTGTTCTTACCGATGAGCGCGCTTGTTTTTATCGCAAAGGAATATTGGGCGAGGTGTTTGAAACCATGCCACTTTCTAAAATTACATCAGTAGAATCTCTATCTCGGATGGGCTATCGGGTGTTGAGATTGCACACGTCTAATGACGAGTTGGCATTTAAGACGTTTGAAGAAAAAGATTACTTTGATGAAACCTACAATAAGCTCGAAGAAATTCGTAATCAGCCTGCGTCTAACTCAACTGCTTCATCCGTAACAGAAGACATACCTGATCAAATCAAGAAATTGGCCGATCTTAAGGATGCTGGAATTTTAACAGATAACGAGTTCGAAGCCAAAAAGGCCGAATTGTTGTCCAGAATGTGA